The Gammaproteobacteria bacterium sequence CCGGAAGAACGCCACCACCTTCGCATCTTGTGCAAACGATTACGTTATGCGGGAGAATTCTTCATCGACCTATATCCCGATTCAGGAGGCCGCAGTTACCTCCGCGCGGTGGCCGGATTACAAGATGTCCTGGGGGCTTTGAACGACGCCACGGTGACGCGGAGATTGCTCACCGAACTGGAAATTCCCCCCGAGGATCCCGCCATTCATCTCGTGTTGGGTTGGAAGGCCGCCATGACTGAGCAACACCTAGCCCATTTCGATAGCGCCTGGAGCAACTTTTGCGATCAACCTCATTTCTGGAAATGATTTCTGAAAAAACAATGACGGTCCAACAAATCGTAACCATTCGCCCCCCTCCCAACGCAAAGGAGTTGGAGGGGGGGCGATCAATAAATGGGAGGGGGGTGAATAATTACAATAAATTTGCTAGGTGGTAATTTGGGTTACCATATTTTCTTGTCCGTTTGAATCATTGCATATGCGGAGTGGTTGTGAATCGATTCAAAGTTTTCGGACTCCACTACGTAGGCGCTGATACGCTGGTCAGCGTTGAGCTGGGTCGCAACGTCGCGCACCATATCTTCGACAAATTTTGGATTCTCGTAGGCACGTTCGGTAACGTATTTCTCATCGGGGCGCTTGAGCAGGCCATATAAACTGCAAGAGGCTTGATTTTCGACAAGATCAATGAGTTCTTCGATCCAGATGAATCCCTCGGTGCGTACCGTAACGGTAACGTGAGAACGCTGGTTATGGGCACCGTAACGAGAGATCTTCTTGGAGCAGGGACATAGACTGGTCACCGGTACGATTACTTTGATCCACAGAATGGGCGTCTTACCATGAATTTCGCCAATGAAAGTCACCTCGTAATCCATTAGGCTTCGAACGCCGGAGACGGGCGCAATCTTGGTAACAAAATAAGGGAAAGCCATCTCAATATGGCCAGCCTCCGCCTCCAAAGTACCAAGCATCTCACTCAGCATTTCCTGAAAGGAGGCTGGTGTAATCTCGCGTTCGTGATGATTAAGAATCTCCACGAAGCGTGACATGTGCGTACCCTTGAAATTATGAGGCAGGTTTACGTACATATTGAAGTTAGCGATAGTGTGCTGCTCACCACCAGCGCGTTCACTGATTCGAACCGGGTGGCGGATATCTTTAATGCCAACCTTATCAATAGCAATGTGCCGGGTATCGGGGCTGCTCTGGACATCAGCGATGGGAGAGGTGTCGTTCATAGTTCACATTTTCAATAGACGGCACAACGGTTGAGTGCCGCCGGGACAGATCCCGATAGTTAACGGTAGCAACTTGGATTAATTAGGAAATCTCCGCGATACGGCGCAATATGCCTGCGGCATCTAGACCCGTCTCAGCCAATAATTCAGCACGACTACCCTGCCCTGTAAAGTGATCAGATAGCCCCAGGTGAATTACGCGCGAAGTGAACCCCGCAGCCACCAAACATTCACTAACCGCACTCCCCGCACCCCCGGCCACGGCATTTTCCTCAATCGTGACCAATAGCTCATAGCTGTGCGCCAATTCGATGATGAGTTCTGTATCCAGAGGTTTGACAAAGCGCATGTTGACGACCGTAGCGTCGATCTGTTCGCCCGCGATCAAGGCCGGCGCAACCATACTGCCAAAGGCCAACAGCGCGACTCGGTGACCCATACGACGGATTTGAGCGCGCCCCACTGGTATGGTGGTCATCGTGTGTTGCACCAGTACTCCGGGGCCAGTACTACGGGGATAACGCACCACCGCAGGAGTACCCAACATATAACCGGTGTAAAGCATCTGACGGCATTCATCCTCATCGGCGGGCACCATAACTACCAGACCCGGAATACAACGCAGGAAGGACAGATCGAAGGTACCCGCGTGCGTAGGACCATCGGGGCCAACAATGCCGGCGCGATCAATGGCAAAGAGTACCGGTAGATTTTGAAGGGCAATGTCGTGGATGAGCTGGTCGTAGGCGCGTTGTAGAAACGTCGAATAGATCGCCACTACTGGCCGTAGGCCATCACCGGCGAGCCCGCAGCAAAGGTGAGAGCGTGCTGTTCGGCGATCCCCACGTCGAAGTAGCGGTCCGGGTAGCGTTCAGAGAAACGTACCAGGCCGGACCCTTCACGCATGGCCGGAGTAATACCAATCAAACGCTCATCCTGGCTGGCCATGTCACACAGCCAGTCGCTGAAAATTTGGGTGTAGGTCGGACCAGCATCTTTGGCTCGTAACAACTCGCCAGTGTCGGGATCGAAAGCTCCCACGCCGTGATAGGCGCAGGGATTGTCCTCAGCGGGGAGATAACCCTTACCTTTGGTCGTGACCACATGGAGCAGGCGCGGCCCTTTCAGCACCCGCAAGTTACGGAGGGTACGTATCAAGGTAGGAAGGTCGTGCCCATCAATCGGACCAATGTAGTTAAAACCAAGTTCCTCAAACAAGGTACCGGGGACCAACATGCCCTTGATGTGCTCCTCAGCACGACGTGCGAACTCCCAGACGGGCGTGCGGATGTGAGAAAGGACCCGCTTACTGCCCTCACGCATCGTCGAGTAGACCCGTCCCGAGAGGATACGGGCGAGGTAGTTGGAAAGCGCCCCGACATTGGGGGGGGATGGACATATTGTTGTCGTTGAGGACTACCAACAGGTCGGCCTCAAGGTCGCCAGCATGGTTCAGAGCCTCGAAGGCCATCCCCGCAGTCATGGCTCCATCGCCAATAACGGCCACTACTTTACGATGGGTATCGGCCCCGGCCACCGTCATTCCCAGGGCAGCGCTGAGTGAGGTGCTGGAATGACCCACACCAAAGGTATCGTAAGGGCTCTCATCACGCCGAGGAAAACCGGCAATCCCCCCTTTTGGCGCAAAGTGGCCATCGCGGCAGAACGCCCCGTAAGGATCTTATGGATATACGCCTGATGACCCACGTCCCACACCAAACGGTCTTCGGGGGTGTGGAAGACGTAGTGCAAGGCAATGGTCAGTTCTACCGTCCCCAGGCTCGCCGCGAGGTGGCCACCGGTGCGTCCTACGGACTGGATCAGAAACTGTCGCAGTTCCGCAGCCAAATCCGGGAGATCCGCCTCCGGCAAGAGGCGCAGCTGATCGGGGAAAAGTATCTGTTCAAGCAAGGAAGTTGGGCTGTCCTCGGCCATGGGTCCACGGGAGGTTGTCAAAAAACGATTCGTGAAGTAACCGTTTAGAACCCTCACCTTTCCCCAGTTAGTTAAAGACTGTCGAGGTGGCTAAGGTCTAAATGGCCAAGCTCAGAATGATGCGGTGCAACCTTCGACGATTGCAATGGGAGCCAGTGAGATCTTGTGGGGGTACCAGCGGTGCTCACACAAGCATCACGGCTTAGGTGGGTAATTACGCACAATAGCCTACCAATTGTGCGGTAACCGATCCTTGATAACGATGCGCTTACCGTCGGTCTCAATATATCCTCCCTGTTTAAGGTCTTTAAGAATCCGGCTGACCATCTCCCGTGAGGCTCCGACCATGCTGGCAATCTCCTGATGCGTGAGGCGATCGATCACCTGTTTTTGATCGACCTCCACGGCACGCTGCAACAGCACCCGAGCGACCCGTCCATAGACATCCAGAAGGGCAAGACTAGCGATATCCTCGTTGAGACCTCGGATACGCCTGACTAGGGCCTGGATGAGGTTCATCAAAATTTCAGGACGGGCGATAGCCCAGCCTAAGAAATCGTGACGAGCGATGACCCAAAAACGACAGGGTTCCAGGGTCATTACCGAGGCAGAGCGCGGTCCCTTGTCGAACAACGCCAGCTCACCAAAGTAATCTCCCTCCGTCATTGTTCCCAGGATAAATTCTCGTCCATCCTCATCATTGACATAGACCTTCACCCTACCGGTCTCGATGATATATAGGGAGTCGGTTTCATCCCCCTGGCTAAGCACTACTGTATGCCGGGGATAATGCTTCGGCACCGCATGGGCACGCAGGGTGGTAAGGTTGTCTTCGGTCAATCCAGCGAACAGAGAGATCTTTTGGAACATTGGTAGCCCTTAACATGCAATAGGACATACTAATACTGGGAACGAACGCATTTTTAAGTTTTCAATATTTTTAAGCTTTCATAATTCAACCAGGAATTGCGTCCTCAGTGTTTCTTAATGTGTAATTTATAACTAGCTAACCAAAACTGACTGCCACGACAACCCATTAAAATCGAAAATCGTTATTCCGTAGTTAACCCATTCCGTGCCACGATACAACACCAACTAATCCATCAGACACTCAAACCAACCCGTAACCTTAGCGGGTGAGACCACATAAACTCAATGCGAAACAACCAGTTATCAACAACCAGCGTAGAACCAAACCCTCCATTACGCTTATCGGATCACGCGCGAGGGCGCCACCATAGCGCAATGTTGCAAATTTTACAAGGCCTCAGACGCACCGATAGGTTAACTCTGTACCGATGCGTAAAAGAATTAACGGCATTTAGGCGTGGTGATCGATTATTAGCGAACGATTGCTGATGAGTAATTTTGGCTATTGCCGTATTCATGAAAATCTCGTAATGCTAATCAACCCAAGTTGCCACCTACTTGCCCCCCTCCCCAGCCCTCCCCGTAAACGGGGAGGGAGTAGGCCGCAGACCTCCCCCCGTTTACGGGGGGATTGAGGGGGGACGATTGGATGCGATCCCGAGTTTTGAATAGATGGCAACTTGGGTTAATCATGATCGGGATTGCTCGTAACAACCCATCACTACCCAGCGATCCGAGGTGCCCTCCCACCCACACAAAACTGGCATTGGAAAATCCCCAGACAAGATCGGTGAGTATGTTACTAACAGATGTATGCTTTCTGCTACACTGCGTTGGTAATGCGCAACGCAGCATCAACAAAGACACTATAATCGTGTCCGTGTAGCGTCGCTAAGACACACCATTGCCCAGTAGCGAACACCGCAAGCGTCTGGCATGACCTATATCACCTATCAAAAATTATGATACCGGGGCTCGACGGGCACCTCTGAGGAGGGGTAGAGTGTGTCGTAGATACAACAGATTGGCGGATTTGTAGCTTTTTAGAAAAAATTTGTCGTTTTTTTGGAAAAGGGTGTTGCGTTCGAGCACGGAGCGTTGTAACATCTCTCCCATGTCGAGTTTGAACCTAAGTTTCAACAAACTTTTAACACAACCACAACGTATTTAGGAGTTCATCATGAATAAGAAGATTCTCACCGCCGCCATCACTGCGGCCCTCGTTGCTCCAACCGCCGTTCTCGCCGAAGTGACCGTGTATGGTCAGATGCACATGTCGTTGGATTACACCAACAGTGGTAGAACTGCGGTCACCTATGTTCCCGGTACTAAGACTGCCGAGAGAAAGTCGAACCTCGATGTCTCTAGCAACTCTAGCCGTCTCGGTTTCAAGGGTTCTGAGGATCTGGGCAGTGGCCTGAAGGCTGTGTGGCAGGTTGAAAGCACGGTAGCCGTAGATGAGGCGA is a genomic window containing:
- a CDS encoding CRP/FNR family transcriptional regulator, cyclic AMP receptor protein codes for the protein MFQKISLFAGLTEDNLTTLRAHAVPKHYPRHTVVLSQGDETDSLYIIETGRVKVYVNDEDGREFILGTMTEGDYFGELALFDKGPRSASVMTLEPCRFWVIARHDFLGWAIARPEILMNLIQALVRRIRGLNEDIASLALLDVYGRVARVLLQRAVEVDQKQVIDRLTHQEIASMVGASREMVSRILKDLKQGGYIETDGKRIVIKDRLPHNW
- a CDS encoding hypothetical protein (Evidence 5 : Unknown function), whose product is MAEDSPTSLLEQILFPDQLRLLPEADLPDLAAELRQFLIQSVGRTGGHLAASLGTVELTIALHYVFHTPEDRLVWDVGHQAYIHKILTGRSAAMATLRQKGGLPVFLGVMRALTIPLVWVIPAPHSALPWE
- the folE gene encoding GTP cyclohydrolase FolE2, producing the protein MNDTSPIADVQSSPDTRHIAIDKVGIKDIRHPVRISERAGGEQHTIANFNMYVNLPHNFKGTHMSRFVEILNHHEREITPASFQEMLSEMLGTLEAEAGHIEMAFPYFVTKIAPVSGVRSLMDYEVTFIGEIHGKTPILWIKVIVPVTSLCPCSKKISRYGAHNQRSHVTVTVRTEGFIWIEELIDLVENQASCSLYGLLKRPDEKYVTERAYENPKFVEDMVRDVATQLNADQRISAYVVESENFESIHNHSAYAMIQTDKKIW
- a CDS encoding hypothetical protein (Evidence 5 : Unknown function), yielding MGEMLQRSVLERNTLFQKNDKFFLKSYKSANLLYLRHTLPLLRGARRAPVS
- a CDS encoding hypothetical protein (Evidence 5 : Unknown function); translation: MGHSSTSLSAALGMTVAGADTHRKVVAVIGDGAMTAGMAFEALNHAGDLEADLLVVLNDNNMSIPPQCRGAFQLPRPYPLGTGLLDDA